A window of Patescibacteria group bacterium contains these coding sequences:
- the secA gene encoding preprotein translocase subunit SecA: MSLLSKIFGDPNKKVIEKLQPTVDKINELESQYKKYKNEDFAKKAKDIKNKIKKDKSRLEDYLPDVFAMVREVSRRKVNMRHFDVQLIGGIVMHQGKIAEMKTGEGKTLAANLALSLNALTGQGCHLVTVNDYLARRDCGWMGPVYQNLGLSCGCIIHDGAFIYDPDFEDKELGDERISHLKPVSRREAYQADITYGTNNEFGFDYLRDNMVPDIKYMVQRSLHYAIIDEVDSILIDEARTPLIISAPAEESADKYYKFAKLIPQLEEGPDYNVDEKMKAATLTEEGISKMENWLNMDNIYQAGGIEMVHHIEQALKAHALFKKDKDYVIKEGEIVIVDEFTGRLMPGRRFSEGLHQAIEAKEDVEIKNESQTLATISFQNYFRIYDKLSGMTGTAATEAEEFHKIYDLDVVVIPTNEPMVREDLNDSIYKTEKGKFKAILREIKRDYEVGQPVLVGTISIEKNELLGELLEREGIKYELLNAKNHEKEAQIIRQAGRKKAVTVATNMAGRGVDIVLGGQPFNKEKAQEIKELGGLKVIGTERHESRRIDNQLRGRSGRQGDPGSSQFFISLEDELMRIFGSDRMKNVMNRLGVPDDMPIENKMISRSIEKAQKKVESRNFDIRKHLVEYDDVMNKHRQVLYKKRKEFLTMKRDKLKDKMMLIVEDEIERVVYFHTAPEAKKEWDIEEVYEVVDTIFPIPIESRIKLEEIKSSNAGEKEKAEVRTRIVKYLMKLANKSFDQMSDQLDSPHDLFRIIKGIVLRTIDTLWIEHLSQMTHLRTGIGLRGYGQQDPLVEYKKESYKLFNRLLSNINAHIIYSLYKIPLAKNMSASPVAKSKQVLSAPSKHAKEKREKPTDNLSNRRRQNKNGKKIGRNDPCPCGSGKKYKKCCGR, from the coding sequence ATGTCATTATTATCCAAAATCTTTGGTGATCCTAATAAAAAAGTAATAGAAAAATTGCAGCCAACAGTGGACAAAATTAATGAATTAGAAAGCCAGTATAAGAAATATAAAAATGAGGACTTTGCTAAAAAAGCCAAAGATATTAAAAATAAAATAAAAAAAGATAAAAGCCGGTTGGAGGATTATTTGCCGGATGTTTTTGCTATGGTCCGCGAAGTTTCCAGACGAAAAGTTAATATGAGACACTTTGATGTGCAGCTAATTGGCGGTATAGTTATGCACCAGGGTAAAATAGCTGAAATGAAAACCGGCGAGGGTAAAACCTTAGCCGCTAACCTAGCTTTATCATTAAACGCCTTAACCGGCCAGGGTTGTCATTTGGTTACGGTTAATGATTATTTGGCCCGACGAGACTGTGGCTGGATGGGCCCGGTATATCAAAATTTAGGTCTTTCCTGTGGCTGTATTATTCATGACGGGGCTTTTATTTATGATCCCGATTTTGAGGACAAAGAGTTAGGGGACGAGCGTATCTCTCATTTAAAGCCAGTTAGTCGCCGAGAAGCTTATCAAGCTGATATAACTTATGGCACCAATAATGAGTTTGGCTTTGATTATTTGCGTGATAATATGGTACCGGATATTAAATACATGGTGCAACGATCTCTTCATTATGCCATTATTGATGAGGTTGATAGTATTTTGATTGATGAGGCTAGAACTCCTTTAATTATTTCGGCTCCGGCTGAAGAATCAGCTGACAAATACTATAAATTTGCCAAATTAATTCCCCAACTTGAGGAAGGTCCGGATTATAATGTTGACGAAAAAATGAAAGCCGCTACTTTAACCGAAGAGGGGATTAGTAAAATGGAAAACTGGCTGAATATGGATAATATTTACCAGGCTGGCGGTATTGAAATGGTTCATCATATTGAACAGGCTTTAAAAGCCCACGCCTTATTTAAAAAAGATAAGGACTATGTAATTAAAGAAGGAGAAATTGTGATTGTTGATGAATTTACCGGTCGTTTAATGCCGGGGCGACGTTTTTCGGAAGGCTTGCACCAGGCTATAGAAGCTAAAGAAGACGTAGAAATTAAAAATGAATCCCAAACTTTAGCTACTATTTCTTTTCAAAATTATTTTCGCATATACGATAAGTTATCCGGTATGACTGGTACGGCCGCTACTGAAGCCGAAGAATTTCACAAAATTTATGATTTGGACGTGGTGGTTATCCCGACCAACGAACCCATGGTCAGGGAAGACCTTAATGACAGTATTTATAAAACTGAGAAAGGTAAATTTAAAGCTATACTAAGGGAAATTAAACGTGATTATGAAGTCGGCCAGCCAGTCTTGGTGGGCACTATTTCTATTGAAAAAAATGAGTTATTAGGGGAGCTTTTGGAAAGAGAAGGCATTAAATATGAATTATTAAACGCTAAAAATCACGAAAAAGAAGCCCAGATTATCCGCCAAGCTGGCCGAAAAAAAGCCGTGACAGTGGCTACTAACATGGCCGGTCGGGGAGTGGATATAGTTTTAGGCGGCCAGCCTTTTAATAAAGAAAAGGCCCAAGAAATAAAAGAATTGGGTGGGCTTAAGGTAATTGGTACAGAGAGGCATGAATCGCGCCGCATTGATAACCAACTTCGGGGTCGTTCCGGCCGTCAGGGTGATCCTGGTTCTTCGCAATTTTTTATATCTTTGGAAGATGAATTAATGCGTATTTTTGGCTCGGACAGAATGAAAAATGTTATGAATCGATTAGGAGTCCCTGATGATATGCCAATTGAAAACAAAATGATTTCTCGCTCTATAGAAAAAGCGCAGAAAAAAGTTGAGTCGCGTAATTTTGATATTCGAAAACATTTAGTAGAATACGATGACGTGATGAATAAGCATCGTCAAGTTTTGTATAAAAAAAGAAAAGAATTTCTTACTATGAAAAGAGATAAATTAAAGGATAAAATGATGTTGATAGTTGAAGATGAAATTGAAAGAGTGGTTTATTTCCACACAGCTCCTGAGGCTAAAAAAGAATGGGATATAGAAGAAGTTTATGAAGTGGTTGATACTATTTTTCCCATACCTATTGAATCAAGAATTAAATTGGAAGAGATAAAAAGTTCTAACGCTGGTGAAAAGGAAAAGGCCGAAGTAAGAACAAGAATTGTTAAGTACCTCATGAAACTGGCGAACAAATCTTTTGATCAAATGTCTGATCAACTGGATAGCCCCCATGATCTTTTTAGAATTATTAAAGGTATTGTACTTAGAACTATTGACACTTTATGGATTGAACACCTTAGTCAGATGACTCATCTTAGAACCGGTATTGGTCTTAGGGGCTATGGTCAACAGGATCCCTTGGTTGAATATAAAAAAGAGTCATACAAACTTTTTAACCGGTTATTGTCAAACATAAATGCCCATATTATCTACAGCCTTTATAAAATACCTTTAGCTAAAAATATGTCTGCTTCACCGGTGGCTAAGAGCAAACAAGTTTTATCGGCTCCATCTAAACACGCTAAAGAAAAAAGAGAAAAACCGACGGATAATTTATCAAATCGCCGTCGGCAAAATAAAAACGGCAAAAAAATTGGACGGAATGATCCCTGTCCCTGCGGTTCCGGTAAAAAGTATAAAAAGTGTTGCGGACGGTAA
- a CDS encoding ECF transporter S component: MKENILEKPIIKISALKQALVIIIFISLTIAMPMIAHQYQLAGNIFLPMHFFVLAGGLIFGKKTGFIVGGLSPVIVFALSGRPSLALIPVMTLELAAYGFWAGYFREKELNSFTSIVLAMILGRVVLFLTAWVFLSGNPFIFLFSALNLGMVGIFLQLALIPFLIGLISNFRQN, translated from the coding sequence ATGAAAGAAAATATTTTAGAAAAACCAATTATAAAAATTAGTGCTTTAAAGCAAGCTCTAGTTATTATTATTTTTATATCTTTAACCATAGCCATGCCAATGATAGCCCACCAATACCAATTGGCCGGCAATATTTTTTTGCCGATGCATTTTTTTGTTTTAGCTGGCGGGTTAATTTTTGGTAAAAAAACCGGCTTTATAGTCGGAGGTTTAAGCCCGGTTATTGTTTTTGCATTATCAGGTAGGCCCAGCTTGGCTCTAATTCCTGTAATGACACTGGAGTTAGCGGCTTACGGTTTTTGGGCCGGATACTTTCGAGAAAAAGAATTAAATAGCTTTACCTCAATTGTTTTGGCTATGATTTTAGGGCGGGTTGTTTTATTTTTAACAGCCTGGGTCTTTCTCTCGGGAAATCCCTTTATTTTTTTATTCAGTGCTTTAAATCTTGGTATGGTAGGAATTTTCCTGCAATTGGCTTTAATCCCTTTTCTGATTGGATTAATTAGTAATTTTAGGCAAAATTAA
- a CDS encoding FmdE family protein: protein MRKSELEKIRKFHGHIGPYAVTGYIIGQLVKSHFGKIEKIVIYNPLKTPYSCLIDGLQLSSGCTVGCSSIILKKAGDLKIIIYLSNKKIVINLNQGFKKIAQAHFKKDMKKFARLIKPLINNNLKNI from the coding sequence ATGAGAAAAAGCGAATTAGAAAAAATTAGAAAATTTCACGGTCATATTGGTCCCTATGCTGTGACTGGTTATATTATTGGCCAGTTGGTCAAAAGTCATTTCGGTAAGATTGAAAAGATAGTTATTTATAATCCATTAAAAACACCTTACTCTTGTTTGATTGACGGACTGCAGCTGTCTAGCGGCTGTACAGTCGGATGCAGCAGTATCATCTTGAAAAAAGCTGGTGATTTAAAAATTATTATTTATTTATCAAATAAAAAAATAGTTATAAACCTAAACCAAGGCTTTAAAAAAATAGCTCAGGCTCATTTTAAAAAAGATATGAAAAAATTTGCCCGTCTTATTAAACCATTAATTAATAATAATTTAAAAAATATATGA